In Rahnella variigena, one DNA window encodes the following:
- a CDS encoding Gfo/Idh/MocA family protein — MSNKDGMNYAPVGKPQPVVKPGEFVIAAAALDHGHIYGMCNGLIEAGASLKWVYDPDPAKVEKFVAQYPQVKVAKSLQTLLDDKEVQLVAGAGIPSERCALGLKVMAAGKDYFTDKAPLTTLEQLAAAKAKVAETGRKFAVYYSERLHVESAVFAGQLVQEGAIGRVIQTLGTGPHREGEGRPDWFYEKEQFGGILCDIGSHQIEQFLFYTGNSNAHVVAAQALNFNHPQYPNFEDFGDTMLEGENGARGYFRCDWFTPEGLSTWGDGRLTLLGTEGYIEIRKYVDLTRGEQDVVYLVNREGEFRYPVSGNVGFPFFGQLILDCLNRTEKAMTQEHAFKAAELCVRAQMLANETH, encoded by the coding sequence ATGAGCAACAAAGACGGTATGAATTATGCGCCGGTAGGCAAACCGCAGCCGGTGGTAAAACCGGGTGAATTCGTGATTGCCGCCGCCGCGCTGGATCACGGGCACATCTATGGCATGTGTAACGGATTGATTGAAGCAGGAGCCAGCCTGAAATGGGTTTACGATCCCGACCCTGCAAAAGTAGAGAAGTTTGTTGCGCAGTATCCGCAGGTGAAGGTCGCGAAATCGTTGCAAACCCTTCTCGATGATAAAGAAGTGCAACTGGTGGCAGGTGCGGGTATTCCGTCTGAACGCTGTGCATTGGGGCTGAAAGTGATGGCGGCCGGGAAAGATTATTTCACCGATAAAGCGCCACTGACCACGCTGGAACAACTGGCAGCGGCGAAGGCAAAAGTAGCCGAAACCGGGCGTAAATTTGCGGTGTATTACAGCGAGCGTCTGCACGTCGAAAGTGCGGTATTTGCCGGCCAGTTAGTGCAGGAAGGGGCGATCGGGCGTGTGATCCAGACGCTCGGCACCGGTCCGCATCGCGAAGGCGAAGGACGACCAGACTGGTTTTATGAGAAAGAGCAGTTTGGCGGCATTCTCTGTGATATCGGCAGCCATCAGATTGAACAGTTCCTGTTTTACACCGGCAACAGCAATGCTCACGTGGTAGCGGCTCAGGCACTGAATTTCAATCATCCGCAATATCCGAACTTTGAAGATTTTGGCGACACCATGCTGGAAGGCGAAAACGGCGCGCGCGGTTATTTCCGCTGCGACTGGTTTACGCCGGAAGGGCTGAGCACATGGGGCGATGGGCGTCTGACGCTGCTTGGTACTGAAGGGTATATCGAGATCCGCAAATATGTCGATCTCACACGCGGCGAGCAGGACGTGGTGTATCTGGTGAACCGGGAAGGGGAGTTCCGTTATCCGGTTTCCGGCAACGTCGGCTTCCCGTTCTTCGGACAGCTGATACTGGATTGCCTTAACCGCACCGAAAAAGCCATGACGCAGGAACATGCGTTTAAGGCCGCCGAACTGTGCGTGCGGGCGCAGATGCTGGCTAACGAAACCCACTGA
- the yghU gene encoding glutathione-dependent disulfide-bond oxidoreductase — protein sequence MSEQYQPPKVWTWNKDEVSKFSNINRPIAGPTHEKTLPVGKHPLQLYSLGTPNGQKVTILLEELLEQGVSGAEYDAFIIRINEGDQFSSGFIDVNPNSKIPALLDNSATPPIRVFESGNILLYLAEKFGKFLPQDLAGRTETLNWLFWLQGSAPYLGGGFGHFYHYAPVKIEYAINRFTMEAKRQLDVLDRQLAEHRFIAGEEYTIADIAIFTWYGSLAQGGLYESAEFLDIKSYKHFQRWAADIASRPAVKRGRIVNRTWGDEQLEERHDASDFDGVLKS from the coding sequence ATGTCAGAACAGTATCAGCCACCAAAAGTCTGGACCTGGAATAAAGACGAAGTCAGCAAGTTCTCGAACATCAACCGCCCGATAGCGGGCCCGACACATGAGAAAACGCTGCCGGTCGGTAAACACCCGCTTCAGCTTTATTCGCTGGGCACACCAAACGGCCAGAAAGTGACGATCCTGCTGGAAGAATTGCTGGAACAGGGTGTCAGCGGTGCGGAATACGATGCGTTTATTATCCGCATCAACGAAGGCGATCAGTTCTCCAGCGGCTTTATTGACGTTAACCCGAACTCGAAAATCCCGGCACTGCTGGATAACTCTGCTACGCCGCCGATCCGCGTGTTTGAATCCGGCAATATCCTGCTGTATCTGGCCGAAAAATTCGGTAAGTTCCTGCCGCAAGATCTCGCCGGTCGCACCGAAACTCTGAACTGGTTGTTCTGGCTGCAAGGTTCCGCGCCCTATCTGGGCGGCGGCTTCGGACATTTTTATCATTATGCGCCGGTGAAAATCGAATACGCCATTAACCGCTTCACGATGGAAGCCAAACGTCAGCTGGATGTGCTGGATCGCCAGCTGGCAGAGCACCGTTTCATCGCCGGTGAAGAATACACCATTGCCGATATCGCTATTTTCACCTGGTACGGCAGTCTGGCGCAGGGGGGCTTGTACGAATCCGCCGAATTCCTCGACATCAAATCCTACAAGCATTTCCAGCGCTGGGCCGCTGATATTGCCAGCCGTCCGGCGGTGAAACGTGGCCGTATCGTCAACCGCACCTGGGGTGACGAACAGCTGGAAGAACGCCACGATGCATCCGATTTTGATGGCGTACTGAAGTCGTAA
- a CDS encoding DUF4865 family protein, whose product MIAMQYTFTLPADYDMGIIEKRIADNGHLMDGFAGLIFKTYLYARRDCSQIGSAENLYAPFYLWHDVQSMNRFISGAGFQGVARAFGWPPVRVYPVLAAHVSADVAAAVFAKREITDIAPFSDLAPSDQQTVSDTLIEVTAWDTTNWKKIHFTAGRNPPEGDGQHYRIGHISLSDAVMETD is encoded by the coding sequence ATGATTGCCATGCAATACACCTTTACGCTGCCTGCCGATTACGACATGGGCATTATCGAAAAGCGCATTGCTGATAACGGCCATCTGATGGATGGCTTTGCCGGGCTTATCTTCAAAACTTATCTTTACGCCCGCCGCGACTGCTCGCAAATCGGCAGCGCAGAAAATCTGTATGCGCCGTTTTACCTGTGGCATGACGTGCAAAGTATGAATCGCTTTATTTCAGGTGCCGGATTTCAAGGCGTCGCCAGAGCCTTCGGCTGGCCGCCTGTCCGGGTTTATCCGGTGCTGGCAGCGCACGTCAGCGCAGACGTTGCGGCAGCTGTTTTTGCCAAAAGAGAGATTACTGACATTGCACCTTTCAGTGACCTTGCGCCATCTGATCAGCAAACGGTCAGTGACACACTTATCGAGGTGACCGCCTGGGACACGACAAACTGGAAGAAAATACATTTTACTGCGGGAAGAAACCCGCCGGAAGGAGACGGGCAGCATTACCGCATCGGCCATATTTCCTTGTCCGATGCGGTAATGGAAACGGATTAA
- a CDS encoding Gfo/Idh/MocA family protein: MKTLGAAVIGCGAIHTCHVKAIQHEPECQLRAIAECNIGKGRALALEYGCDFYTDYHEMLSDPLIDVVHICLPHHLHLEAILAALAAGKHVFTEKPVALNIGEVSAIKRSEAQADGVLGVCYQNRLNPSSQKIKALLDSGQLGTMLSIKAILTWSRGGAYYSESLWRGRFATEGGSLLINQAIHTLDLMQWFSGGVLALKGVVERTFLSDLTENEDTAMASLKMGNGARGLFYATNCHSTDSPLLLEIHCEKGLLQLHHNALWLIEGENKTLLVSDDSPSGTTKSYWGDSHRQAVSNFYHSIRHPEEKNYISVSQAEVSLNIVGAIYRSSQSGKWITLAD; encoded by the coding sequence ATGAAAACTCTGGGGGCTGCGGTAATCGGTTGTGGTGCCATCCATACCTGCCATGTCAAGGCGATTCAGCATGAGCCAGAATGTCAGTTACGGGCCATTGCTGAGTGCAATATTGGCAAAGGCAGGGCGCTGGCGCTGGAATATGGCTGTGATTTTTATACTGATTATCACGAAATGTTATCTGATCCGCTGATTGACGTGGTGCATATCTGTCTGCCGCATCATTTACATCTGGAAGCGATTCTCGCCGCGCTGGCGGCGGGAAAGCATGTTTTCACCGAGAAACCGGTGGCGCTGAATATCGGTGAGGTCAGCGCCATTAAACGGTCAGAGGCGCAGGCTGACGGAGTGCTTGGCGTGTGTTATCAGAACCGCCTGAATCCTTCCAGTCAGAAAATCAAAGCACTGCTGGACAGCGGGCAGCTGGGCACCATGTTGAGCATCAAAGCCATCCTGACCTGGTCACGCGGCGGGGCGTATTACAGTGAAAGCCTGTGGCGCGGGCGTTTTGCCACCGAAGGCGGCAGTCTGCTGATCAATCAGGCGATCCACACGCTGGATTTAATGCAGTGGTTTAGCGGCGGCGTGCTGGCGCTGAAGGGCGTGGTGGAAAGAACGTTTCTCAGTGATCTGACTGAAAATGAAGATACCGCGATGGCCAGTCTGAAAATGGGTAACGGTGCGCGGGGATTGTTTTACGCAACCAATTGTCACAGCACCGACTCGCCGTTGCTGCTGGAAATTCATTGTGAAAAAGGACTGCTGCAGTTACATCACAACGCGCTGTGGCTGATTGAAGGAGAAAATAAAACGCTGCTGGTCAGCGATGACAGTCCGTCAGGAACAACCAAAAGCTACTGGGGCGACAGTCATCGTCAGGCAGTATCAAATTTCTATCATTCCATTCGTCATCCTGAAGAAAAAAATTATATCTCTGTTTCACAGGCCGAAGTGTCTCTGAATATTGTCGGGGCGATTTACCGCTCATCACAATCAGGGAAATGGATAACTCTGGCTGATTAA
- a CDS encoding LacI family DNA-binding transcriptional regulator — MTGKLKIRQIAELTGLSPSTVSRVLAGKSNVSPQAKEKVFSHARTMGILRDIPASRLLMNTLLICAPPAAFTPHEDRYYHEVIQEITAEVGRYDIHVRKCALTVNDPDIAVFMQALSQGDVDGIIIIGIDDVMLYRLAAESNKPVVMINAKDSEMRLDCVSADHYSIGYSAANFLFVRGHRPVLLFTDLRRETMMQRLDGFKRACLEHHVVFDEAMHLLVNHGSGGEQARESIEKYLREHKRENMPSAIVCGGDQIAQATVDALNKHGFKVPEDISVMSIDFAHDMKTSVAQSFTAVHLPCRELGIEAVYILQSRLMRATGAKFNLLLQGKNHTGQSVADVKWKRKGLYPAAS; from the coding sequence ATGACAGGAAAATTAAAAATCCGGCAAATAGCCGAGTTAACCGGGCTTTCTCCCAGTACCGTTTCCAGGGTATTAGCCGGAAAATCGAATGTCAGTCCGCAGGCAAAAGAAAAAGTATTTAGCCATGCAAGGACAATGGGTATTTTACGTGATATACCTGCCAGCCGTCTGTTGATGAATACGCTGTTAATCTGCGCGCCACCGGCAGCATTTACCCCCCATGAAGATCGTTATTATCATGAAGTCATTCAGGAAATTACGGCGGAAGTGGGCCGTTATGATATTCATGTCCGCAAATGTGCGCTAACGGTCAATGATCCAGATATCGCCGTTTTTATGCAGGCGCTCAGTCAGGGGGATGTTGATGGAATCATCATCATCGGCATTGATGACGTGATGCTGTATCGCCTTGCCGCGGAATCCAACAAACCGGTGGTGATGATTAATGCGAAAGACAGCGAAATGCGCCTCGACTGTGTTTCAGCCGATCATTATTCCATCGGATACAGTGCCGCTAACTTTCTGTTTGTCAGAGGCCACCGCCCCGTTTTGTTGTTCACCGATCTGCGTCGGGAAACCATGATGCAACGGCTCGACGGTTTTAAACGCGCCTGTCTGGAACACCATGTGGTGTTCGATGAAGCCATGCATTTGCTGGTCAATCATGGGAGCGGTGGGGAACAGGCGAGGGAAAGCATTGAGAAGTATCTTCGTGAGCATAAACGGGAAAACATGCCATCGGCCATCGTCTGCGGAGGTGACCAGATCGCACAGGCCACCGTAGACGCACTGAACAAACACGGCTTTAAAGTCCCGGAAGATATATCGGTGATGAGTATCGATTTCGCGCACGACATGAAAACATCCGTTGCACAAAGTTTTACTGCGGTACATCTGCCCTGCCGTGAGTTGGGCATCGAGGCGGTTTATATTCTGCAAAGCCGCCTGATGCGGGCAACCGGCGCTAAATTCAACCTGTTGTTACAGGGAAAAAATCACACCGGCCAGTCGGTAGCAGATGTGAAATGGAAGCGCAAAGGGTTATATCCTGCGGCCAGTTAG
- the flhA gene encoding formate hydrogenlyase transcriptional activator FlhA: MSITKHKGLLELTRTLLLQQTMTSLLETLTQVAQGAGIADTVTLVLFDNNSERVCFYGIDPHHQPVSYEDETLLATGPVHALLNNPQTQVWRSDALHLRYPQLSALNLYPPFNGYCLVPLLASSGLLGGCEFIRQNATPFSEEDKNGLHELCMLAAIAVEQIQLRENALFQQSQLRHERDDFRILVDITNAVLSKLDLDELTGEIAKTIHHFFHINAISIVLCDADKDSEQASVYATHYVQTHVAEREQSRMMLNGSLEQQVMKSGEMLLTNVRPAEEFGSDESTLFQLLWRDQTKTLCILPLRFGHKTLGVLKLAQCQPDNFNTANLHVLQQIAERIAIAVDNALAYQEIKSLKEKLQHENLYLTEQINSNNPDFSDIVGRSPSMSAVLKQVEIVAKSDCSVLILGETGTGKELIARAIHNLGDRRDQRMVKMNCAAMPAGLMESDLFGHEKGSFTGATAQRMGRFELADKGTLFLDEVGEIPIELQPKLLRILQEQEFERVGGNKLISVDVRMIAATNRDLRQMVADKEFRSDLYYRLNVFPIVIPPLRERPEDIPQLVKFLTYKIAKRMKRTIDSIPAETLRLLSRMPWPGNVRELENVIERAVLLTRGTVLDLQLPELNYPLPMAPVVTPSVRESTPAPQLSEDDERARILQVLKETNGVVAGPRGAAQRLGLKRTTLLSRMKKLGIAAH; the protein is encoded by the coding sequence ATGAGCATTACCAAACACAAAGGATTGCTGGAACTGACGCGCACATTGCTGTTGCAACAGACCATGACATCGCTGCTGGAAACTCTCACTCAGGTAGCGCAGGGCGCGGGTATTGCGGATACCGTGACGCTGGTGTTGTTCGACAACAACAGCGAACGCGTCTGTTTTTATGGTATTGATCCCCATCATCAGCCGGTCAGCTATGAAGATGAAACGTTGCTGGCGACCGGTCCGGTGCATGCCCTGCTGAATAACCCGCAAACTCAGGTCTGGCGCAGCGATGCTCTGCATCTGCGTTATCCGCAATTAAGCGCACTGAATCTGTATCCGCCGTTTAACGGATATTGTCTGGTGCCATTGCTGGCTTCATCCGGTTTACTGGGGGGCTGTGAGTTTATCCGCCAGAATGCAACGCCGTTCAGCGAAGAAGACAAAAACGGTCTGCACGAACTTTGTATGCTGGCTGCCATTGCAGTTGAACAAATCCAGCTGCGTGAAAATGCATTGTTTCAGCAATCTCAGCTGCGTCACGAGCGGGACGATTTCCGCATTCTGGTCGATATCACTAACGCGGTTCTCTCAAAGCTGGATCTTGATGAGCTGACCGGTGAAATTGCCAAAACTATTCATCATTTTTTCCACATCAATGCCATCAGTATTGTGCTGTGCGATGCGGACAAAGACAGCGAACAGGCCAGTGTTTACGCCACTCATTACGTACAAACTCACGTTGCGGAACGCGAACAGTCGCGCATGATGCTGAACGGTTCCCTTGAGCAACAGGTGATGAAAAGCGGCGAAATGCTGCTGACCAATGTCCGGCCAGCAGAAGAATTCGGGAGTGATGAGAGCACGCTGTTTCAGCTGCTGTGGCGCGATCAGACCAAAACGCTGTGTATCCTGCCGTTACGTTTTGGTCACAAAACGCTGGGTGTGCTGAAACTGGCGCAATGTCAGCCGGATAATTTCAATACGGCGAATTTGCATGTTTTACAGCAAATTGCAGAACGTATTGCGATTGCGGTAGATAACGCGCTGGCCTATCAGGAAATCAAAAGCCTGAAGGAAAAATTGCAGCACGAGAACCTGTATCTTACCGAGCAAATCAACAGCAATAACCCGGATTTCAGCGACATTGTCGGGCGCAGTCCTTCCATGTCTGCGGTGCTGAAGCAGGTCGAGATCGTGGCGAAAAGTGACTGCTCGGTACTGATCCTCGGTGAAACCGGAACCGGCAAAGAACTGATCGCCCGCGCTATTCATAATCTGGGCGATCGTCGTGATCAGCGCATGGTGAAAATGAATTGTGCGGCGATGCCGGCGGGCCTGATGGAAAGCGATCTGTTCGGTCATGAAAAAGGCTCTTTCACCGGCGCTACGGCGCAGCGCATGGGGCGTTTCGAACTGGCCGACAAAGGCACGTTATTCCTCGATGAAGTGGGTGAAATCCCGATTGAACTGCAACCCAAGTTGCTGCGTATTTTGCAGGAACAGGAGTTTGAGCGCGTCGGTGGCAATAAATTGATTTCAGTGGATGTGCGGATGATAGCGGCGACTAACCGTGACCTGCGCCAGATGGTGGCCGACAAAGAATTTCGCAGTGACCTGTATTATCGGCTGAACGTGTTCCCGATTGTCATTCCGCCGCTGCGTGAGCGTCCGGAAGATATTCCGCAGCTGGTGAAATTCCTGACCTATAAAATCGCCAAACGCATGAAGCGCACCATCGACAGTATTCCCGCCGAAACCCTGCGTCTGCTGAGCCGTATGCCGTGGCCGGGCAACGTGCGCGAGCTGGAAAATGTCATCGAGAGAGCGGTATTGCTGACGCGCGGAACGGTGCTGGATTTGCAACTGCCTGAGCTGAATTATCCGTTACCGATGGCTCCGGTGGTCACGCCTTCTGTGCGCGAAAGCACGCCCGCACCGCAGCTGAGTGAAGACGACGAGCGGGCGCGCATTTTGCAGGTGCTGAAAGAAACCAACGGCGTGGTGGCCGGACCCCGTGGCGCGGCTCAGCGGCTGGGATTAAAACGCACAACGTTGTTATCGCGAATGAAAAAACTGGGGATTGCCGCGCACTGA
- a CDS encoding DNA polymerase III subunit theta, with protein MNNNLAGLSKEEMDKVSAGLAAGTVAVRERNNLPVNADEVEMEQPEHLRAYFRERLAHYRQQPAKK; from the coding sequence ATGAACAACAATCTCGCAGGGCTGAGTAAAGAAGAAATGGACAAAGTGAGTGCCGGACTGGCCGCCGGGACGGTCGCGGTGCGTGAGCGCAATAATCTGCCGGTGAATGCAGACGAAGTTGAAATGGAACAACCGGAGCATCTGCGGGCGTATTTCCGCGAGCGTCTGGCGCACTATCGCCAGCAACCCGCAAAGAAGTAA
- a CDS encoding Gfo/Idh/MocA family protein, producing the protein MLKIAIIGTGNISHNHIQGYLEFADRCQIVALVDIYPEKAEEKKRHYGLTNAKVYASHEEILGDTEIDVFDVCTPPYVHAEISINALNAGKHVLCEKPMAASLQECDAMISAAKESGKTLSIIAQNRFTDAFWRLKKVLDSGETGKVCHAQVDSFWWRGHSYYDLWWRGTWEKEAGGCTLNHAVHHIDAIQWMLGFPSEVVSMITNAAHDNAEVEDLSAAIFKYDSGALTQLTASVVHHGEDQKIVIQGEKARISAPWDKYASISAPNGFPIDERDTDRENQLEDIYQSIPKLTYTLHIGQIDNFLTALETGTAPLIDGVQGKRSLELIAAIYKSAITRSIVTLPLASTDPFYQTGGLVSLAPHFYEKSASVENFANEDAIPLGKNMDKGA; encoded by the coding sequence ATGCTAAAAATAGCAATTATTGGTACGGGTAATATTTCCCATAATCATATTCAGGGATATTTAGAGTTTGCTGATCGTTGCCAGATTGTTGCGCTGGTAGATATTTATCCTGAAAAGGCGGAAGAGAAAAAACGTCATTATGGCCTGACCAATGCGAAGGTGTATGCCAGCCATGAGGAAATCCTCGGCGATACTGAGATCGACGTTTTTGACGTGTGTACGCCACCGTATGTCCATGCCGAAATTTCTATCAACGCCCTGAATGCGGGCAAGCATGTGCTGTGTGAAAAGCCAATGGCAGCATCGTTGCAGGAATGCGATGCCATGATCAGTGCAGCAAAAGAGAGTGGTAAAACGCTGTCAATTATTGCGCAGAATCGCTTTACCGACGCGTTCTGGCGCTTAAAGAAAGTGCTGGATTCCGGCGAAACCGGCAAAGTCTGTCATGCGCAGGTCGATTCATTCTGGTGGCGTGGTCATTCCTATTACGATTTGTGGTGGCGTGGCACCTGGGAAAAAGAGGCGGGCGGTTGCACGCTGAATCACGCGGTTCATCATATTGATGCTATCCAGTGGATGCTCGGTTTCCCGTCTGAAGTGGTGTCGATGATCACCAATGCCGCGCACGATAACGCCGAAGTGGAAGATCTCTCGGCAGCCATTTTCAAATATGACTCCGGTGCGCTGACTCAGCTGACGGCCTCGGTAGTGCATCATGGTGAAGATCAGAAGATTGTCATTCAGGGCGAGAAAGCGCGAATTTCTGCCCCGTGGGATAAATACGCCAGCATTTCTGCGCCGAACGGCTTCCCGATAGATGAACGCGATACCGATCGTGAAAATCAACTCGAAGACATTTACCAGTCGATCCCTAAACTCACTTATACATTGCATATCGGCCAGATTGACAATTTCCTCACTGCGCTGGAAACCGGCACCGCGCCGCTGATCGACGGCGTGCAGGGCAAGCGTTCGCTCGAACTTATCGCCGCCATTTATAAATCCGCCATCACCCGCAGCATTGTGACCCTCCCGCTGGCTTCCACCGACCCGTTCTATCAGACCGGCGGACTGGTTTCGCTCGCCCCGCACTTTTATGAGAAATCTGCATCGGTGGAAAACTTCGCCAATGAAGACGCGATCCCGCTCGGTAAAAACATGGATAAAGGAGCCTGA
- a CDS encoding LysR substrate-binding domain-containing protein — MAKRPVTFDAEALRSFVTGIELGSFVLAADRLGRSTSAVSAQLKKLEQQAGTELVQKSGRHLILTERGEVMLSYARRILSLNDEASAIMLASALSGSLNLGMQEDFGEALLPALLGTFTRAHPQVQVSASITRNQQLLDGIRHNEFDLAVCWQADEAPLFPSSRSLGRIPMRWIGPENFDLKRYQQTGEPLPLLVFEAPCLMRNAATTALDKAGIPWRIAFTSRSLSGIWAAMSAGLGITVRTDFGRPQTVRMLNELPEPGEVGISLHQGQTPPGEAAGYLIQAISDFFAVRR, encoded by the coding sequence GTGGCAAAACGACCGGTGACTTTTGATGCAGAGGCGTTGCGCAGTTTTGTGACCGGTATTGAGCTGGGCAGTTTTGTGCTGGCTGCCGACCGGCTGGGGCGCTCGACTTCTGCGGTCAGCGCACAGTTGAAAAAGCTGGAGCAGCAGGCAGGTACGGAGCTGGTGCAAAAATCAGGGCGGCACCTGATCCTGACGGAACGCGGCGAAGTGATGCTGAGCTATGCGCGGCGGATCCTCAGCCTCAACGATGAAGCCAGCGCCATCATGCTCGCCAGCGCCCTGAGTGGCAGTCTGAATCTGGGCATGCAGGAAGATTTCGGCGAAGCGCTTTTACCGGCACTCCTCGGCACATTTACCCGCGCACATCCGCAGGTGCAAGTCTCCGCCAGCATTACCCGCAACCAGCAATTGCTCGACGGGATCCGCCATAACGAGTTCGATCTGGCGGTCTGCTGGCAGGCCGATGAAGCGCCGCTCTTTCCATCCAGCCGGTCGCTGGGGCGTATACCGATGCGCTGGATAGGCCCTGAAAACTTCGACCTGAAACGCTATCAGCAAACCGGCGAACCGCTGCCGTTACTGGTGTTTGAAGCGCCATGCCTGATGCGAAATGCCGCCACAACGGCGCTGGATAAAGCGGGTATTCCGTGGCGTATCGCGTTTACCAGCCGCAGCCTGAGCGGGATCTGGGCCGCGATGTCGGCGGGATTAGGCATCACCGTGCGTACCGATTTCGGCAGGCCGCAGACGGTCAGAATGTTAAATGAGTTGCCCGAACCGGGCGAAGTGGGGATCAGCCTGCATCAGGGGCAGACGCCACCCGGTGAGGCGGCGGGGTATCTGATTCAGGCGATAAGCGATTTTTTCGCGGTGCGCCGGTAA
- a CDS encoding carboxymuconolactone decarboxylase family protein codes for MSTTSSQTQTLDAMSRLTPKFAELTEQVLFGDLWKREELSPRDRSLITVAALIALNRGEQLPFHLSLAVKNGVTQTELAEVITHLAFYAGWPAAASALTRFSALSEQ; via the coding sequence ATGAGCACAACTTCCTCACAAACGCAGACGCTGGACGCGATGTCACGCCTGACGCCTAAATTTGCAGAACTAACGGAACAGGTACTGTTCGGCGATCTGTGGAAAAGAGAAGAACTGTCACCGCGCGACCGCAGCCTGATCACAGTTGCCGCACTGATTGCCCTGAACCGCGGCGAGCAGTTGCCCTTTCATCTGAGTCTGGCGGTGAAAAATGGTGTCACTCAAACCGAACTGGCGGAAGTGATCACTCATCTGGCGTTTTATGCCGGCTGGCCCGCTGCGGCATCCGCCCTGACGCGCTTCTCCGCGCTCAGCGAGCAGTAA
- the yghX gene encoding YghX family hydrolase — protein sequence MTRMTAKDFPPELLEYFDFYVHGKMTKREFLDLSAKFVAGGLSLAALTTLMTPNYAYAEQVEFTDPDIVAEYIQYPSPQGHGSVRAYLVRPAKLAGKAPGVVVVHENRGLNPYIEDVARRVAKAGFVALAPDGLSSVGGYPGNDEKGRELQQKVDPAKLMNDFFAAVEFLMHHQTATGKVGITGFCYGGGVANAAAVAYPELAAAVPFYGRQPKAEDVPKIKAPLLLHYAELDKPITEGWPAYEAALKANNKVYEAHIYPGVNHGFHNDSTPRYDKPAADLAWERTIAWFKKYLEPQTESA from the coding sequence ATGACGCGAATGACAGCCAAAGATTTCCCTCCTGAACTCCTCGAATATTTTGATTTCTACGTACACGGCAAAATGACCAAGCGTGAGTTTCTCGATCTGTCTGCCAAATTTGTGGCGGGGGGATTGTCGCTGGCAGCGCTGACCACGCTGATGACGCCCAATTACGCCTACGCCGAACAGGTGGAATTCACCGATCCTGATATTGTGGCGGAATATATTCAGTACCCGTCGCCGCAGGGGCACGGCAGCGTGCGGGCGTATCTGGTACGTCCGGCCAAATTAGCCGGTAAAGCGCCCGGCGTAGTGGTGGTGCATGAAAATCGCGGGCTGAATCCGTATATCGAAGACGTGGCGCGGCGGGTGGCGAAAGCCGGATTTGTCGCACTGGCGCCGGATGGTCTGAGTTCCGTCGGCGGGTATCCGGGTAACGATGAAAAAGGGCGCGAACTGCAACAAAAGGTCGATCCGGCCAAACTGATGAACGACTTTTTTGCGGCGGTTGAATTTCTGATGCATCACCAAACGGCCACCGGCAAAGTCGGGATCACCGGTTTTTGTTACGGTGGCGGCGTAGCCAATGCGGCAGCGGTGGCGTATCCGGAACTGGCGGCCGCTGTGCCGTTCTACGGGCGTCAGCCGAAAGCTGAAGATGTGCCGAAAATCAAAGCGCCGTTATTGCTGCATTACGCCGAACTGGATAAACCGATTACCGAGGGCTGGCCTGCGTATGAGGCGGCGCTGAAGGCCAACAATAAAGTCTATGAGGCGCATATTTATCCCGGCGTGAACCACGGTTTCCACAATGATTCGACACCGCGCTATGACAAACCCGCAGCGGATCTCGCCTGGGAAAGAACCATTGCCTGGTTCAAAAAGTACCTCGAACCGCAAACAGAAAGCGCATAA
- a CDS encoding tautomerase family protein: protein MPFTRISLPDHRADTWQDAISAILQNTLVDHFSVPKDDCFQLFEPASRRQRVINPTYLAGENHHRSEDFLLFHITAGKPRNSYQKQELFRHLTEKLHVALGISPADVMVVVSFTQPEDWSFSHGEMFKLPQGVFL from the coding sequence ATGCCTTTTACCCGAATTTCCTTACCCGATCACCGCGCAGATACCTGGCAGGATGCCATTTCAGCCATATTGCAGAACACACTGGTTGATCATTTTTCTGTGCCTAAAGATGACTGTTTTCAGCTGTTCGAACCGGCCAGCCGCCGCCAGAGAGTGATCAATCCGACTTATCTTGCCGGGGAAAATCATCACCGCTCAGAGGATTTTTTGCTGTTTCACATCACTGCAGGCAAACCGCGGAACAGTTACCAGAAGCAGGAACTGTTCCGTCATCTGACTGAAAAACTGCACGTTGCGCTGGGGATTTCTCCGGCGGATGTGATGGTGGTGGTGAGCTTTACCCAACCGGAAGACTGGTCGTTCAGTCATGGTGAGATGTTCAAACTCCCACAAGGAGTGTTCTTATGA